The genomic window TAAGGTAGCCAACGGAACGGGTACAGATTAACTTCTTTCGtactataattatatatacatgttatatttatttatacatgtacagTATGGAATACTTACGAACTCGTGTTTATGAGCTATAAGTGCGTATTAAATTTTCAAACTTTTTTcatgcatataaaaaaatttattaatttgtatatatatatattataaagacATCCACTGTATAAggcttattttaaaaaagattaaataatatatttatattcatatataaggATCAAACATGGaagttctttttttctaaaaaaaaaatatattttcttttttgctgAATGAGCATAAGAGCATAGTGCACATTGCACAGTTTCCAACAAAATAAGCAAAGTTTAAAAGGAATcgctataaatatatacgcatgtacgtgtatatatttccatacatatatatatatatatatatgtacatttgaatacatacgtatatgcaTGCGAAAAGCTAGCTTTCCCCCGTACAACTGACTTTAAAACACTCCTTTTACGATAAAGGGAAGGAGaacaaagtaaaaaaaaaaaaaaaatggccAAACGAAAGAGATCAAATTAAGCGCTTTACTTCGCTTAAATGAACAACCTGAATATAGcttgacttttttttttttttttttctttttaatgataatattaatatatctgAAAATTAATAGCTCAGAAGGAATTATATACGACTTAGAAGATAACGTATTTTCGTCCTTTTGCACGAAATaatcatttataaatttttattttctttttttgaacGCAAAAATTTATTGTTGCTTTGTTTTagttgaaaaataaaaaagcataataaaaagcttaaacataaataaaagggTAAATGCTCGTCAATGCCTTTTCGTCgtatatacatgcacatgTACATTACATGTACTTCACAATACgtagtaaaaagaaaaaagaaaaaaaggataaatataGGGTACaagtaaaagtaaaaatttatttcaataaaataatcaGCTTTGTCTCCTTTTctcatattcatatataacaaaatgtTTCGATCGATTGTTCGAGTGTGCGTTTTTTGTGCTGTGTCTTTCACCTAACATCAAAATTAAAGGCAAGAAAAaagtagtatatatattatgtacatttcCAAAGAATATCCTAAACGTGCACAttgtgtacatacatacaagcacatacatatatatttacaaactCTCGAAAAAACTGGTCAAACGCATTCCACAAAAATGcattgaaaataattatgttcaGAAGGTTTCATTATCGTCAACATGAAAACTCGGACGGCACTTCCTGAATAGTTTcatcattataattattaacaatGTACATTCTTCTTTTTGCTTCATTAATATGTGCGAATATGAATTGATCATCCGGGCACATGCTCACGTAATATATGAACACGTTAGCATATGCATATTCACTCATATACGCTGCACGAATGGCACAAATATGCAAAATGACAAACAAAACGCCAAGTGTTTTCATAAATACGGCccactaaaaaaaattgataattcTTTCAATGGTTcctaaaattatgaaattgTTTTAGCTGATTTCTAGCAGTTAacaaagaagtaaaaaagcCAAATGTTACTGTGGCTAAATCAGCAGTTCAGTATATAAACAAACAAGTTGGTACATGTtcatgttcatatatatatatatatatgtacaaacacACAAATAGACATAGATATACACACGGATGAGacagatatatacatagctCCCTCTCACATGCACGCAGACAAATATGCACTCATCTTGTACCTTACAATTTTGAGGatatttccttctttttgGCTTCTTCAATTTTCTTGGCCTTGTCCTTAAGCTTTTTCAACATCATTGACTTGGCACTCATTTTTTGTCCACCCCATTTCCTTCTTATATCAACATTATCATTGAAGTGTTCTCTACACAATTTCGAAAAGTAATCTAGTTTTTCCTGATCGTCTTTTAAAACATTCTGAACACATACAGCTGTTGCTGTCTTTTTATGCACAAGTGTTCCTAACAGAGCTTTATTCTTAACAATACAATAAGGAATATCTTTTAGTCTACACAATGtaggtaaaaataaaactaactCGATAGGGCATACATCATTCGCTATAACAACAAGACTTGCTTTTTTATTCTCAactaattttgttatatggTTTATTCcgtatttaagaaaaattggctttttctcttttgttACTATTTTCTTCAATGCATTCTTAGCCTTAGttaataatctttttttcttttcatccTTTGATTCTGGTTTGTACCCTCTCAGGAAGTTAATCAAATCTTGCGCCTGCGAAGGGGTGGATCAGTTGTCAAGAAGTTATCACATAGTCGTTACGTAGCTGCTAAGTAGCTGATAAGCGATCATACAAATGTGTAAATACACACACACGTACACACAATCGTCCATACTATGTATATGCATTGTGTAAAGTTTGCGTACCCATCCGTTAAGGTTACAGAAggtttgtatgtatgcacgtatgtatgtatgcacgtttgtatgtatgcacgtttgtatgtatgcacgtttgtatgtatgcacgtttgtatgtatgcacgtttgtatgtatgcacgtttgtatgtatgcacgtttgtatgtatgcacgtatgtatgtatgcatgtacatatttatatacatgtacgcGCGGGGCTAACCTGATTCTTTGGAAGTGTGTGGTTGAACTGGTTAATCGATGGGGGAACTTTTAATCTTTGTaacagtatttttttttttctttgaatTCTTATATACTTTGGCCATTTGACATATTTTGATAAATCCTTTTTTGGTCGTACACCCACACCGATAACgttacttttcttttttttttcaaaaattaaaggGTTCTCTCTAAtaccttttttcttttccttttttatttctttctttactgtttttttgttactcAAGGGGCATGGGGCTGGCGTCCTCTTCGACGGCTTCTTTTGTTGTTTCTTATCTTTCTTCTAcagagaataaaaataaataaataaataaataaataaaataaaaaaaaaaaataaataaataaataaataaaataaataaaataaaaaaaataaataaataaataaaataaaaaaaataaaatataacaaagcATAATACAGTTCAGCTTAACATCGCGCAAATTAACACAGCACAGCAAAAAACAATTTAGTGCAGCATGCTATATAGTGTAATACAGTGttgcataatataatacaacaTAATATGATAAAGCACATGTTAAATCACTGTCAAGTAAAATCTTTTTATCATGTGATTTCAACATGTTCAAAGGTATAACATGTATGTACTATAATAACGCAGTTGTGccataaaaaggaaataattaaaaataaaaaaaaaaatagaacaacactataatgtaaaattgtaattatatttcgTACATTttctgttaatatattttttattttattttatttttatataaaactcTTACCATTCTGAAGGATTGAAAAAACTGTTATATGCTTAAAAACGTACTCTCTTAACAAAATTGTTTCtgtgtataaaatatatgtaaattacatacaatgtatatttaaacgtatacataatatatatataaatttatatatgtacataaatacatactaTGTATTTGAATACATTGTATAtgagtttattttattatttttttttttttttttttgaggtgagatttttgtattaatacATTAGCGGCTCGCTCACTAATCAGTCCTTCCTTTCCCTTTTACAAAGATtacgaaaagaaaaaattgtaaacgtaaaaaaaaaaaaaaaaaaaaaaaaagtcagctataaaaaattcaatagaaaattttgacaaatggaataaaaaaaaaatatactttcaGAGGGTCGTAAAGCGAATACGTATAATACGTACAAGTCTGataagcataaatatatatacatatattatatatatatatatatatacacgataagtatatgtacatatatatatatatattatatatatgcatgttgatatatatattgtgcGCATGCACAAATGATAACTCTATTTGAAAAAGCTTTGCACAAACATTCCTTCTTATGTAAGTGATTGAAGCGGTGCTAAGCAATACCCCCGTAGTCCACAATTCTTCAACACACTAACTATATAATAAGCTATATTATATCTCCTAGTCACTATGTATATAAccttatacatatgtataaatgtttatattgtaatataCTGCTCATATAAGTGCATATGTTCtaagtgtatatgtattttttatatttttgcttgTATACTACATTTTTGTTAACATTCGTTAAGTTCATAAAAATTGACAATGggttatataattatataaagtaataaagAACTTGAGTACTtggaaaaaaagaggaaaagtTCAAATTGGGTATATAACAATACAATTTGTCCGCCCTATGACAAgttgaatttattttcaatctctattaatttttaacttcaattttttccttgtttttttacatgtacgtttatatacatatatatatatatatgcaaatgcATCATTTCACTGCTCTTTAAAACTTTatcaaatttataaaaatataaacactCGAAGTTTACGgaaagatatatttaatgaaagtTGTGAGCCTTCACAATTTTTTCCGTTCACGAGAGGAGCAGGAAGAAACCGTTCTACATATTagcatatgcacatatatatatatatttatatatatatatatatatgaacatatatatatatattatttatacgaAATACCtgtgttcataattttttaccaATTTTTGTGGCCAAGGCGTGATAGACGAAA from Plasmodium malariae genome assembly, chromosome: 13 includes these protein-coding regions:
- the PmUG01_13035000 gene encoding 60S ribosomal protein L7-3, putative, which translates into the protein MKKDKKQQKKPSKRTPAPCPLSNKKTVKKEIKKEKKKGIRENPLIFEKKKKSNVIGVGVRPKKDLSKYVKWPKYIRIQRKKKILLQRLKVPPSINQFNHTLPKNQAQDLINFLRGYKPESKDEKKKRLLTKAKNALKKIVTKEKKPIFLKYGINHITKLVENKKASLVVIANDVCPIELVLFLPTLCRLKDIPYCIVKNKALLGTLVHKKTATAVCVQNVLKDDQEKLDYFSKLCREHFNDNVDIRRKWGGQKMSAKSMMLKKLKDKAKKIEEAKKKEISSKL